A window of Candidatus Gastranaerophilales bacterium contains these coding sequences:
- a CDS encoding type 1 glutamine amidotransferase domain-containing protein translates to MKKILIVTTNVSEITPEIKTGVWLEEFAIPYLNFLEAGFDIIIASPNGGLSPVDPKSIDEKYQNYVAKLNDTKALEDREIQNTLFDCLFIPGGHGCMFDLPKNNILAKIIEQLKANRKVISTICHGACGLLSAKDNNHKPYVWGKALTAFTNAEEEMTGLAKYMPFPLESKLKELGANFISETPENGFVVEDNYLITGQNQFACEHLSEKVIHKLNRIHS, encoded by the coding sequence ATGAAAAAAATATTGATAGTTACGACAAATGTTTCGGAAATTACTCCCGAAATTAAAACCGGTGTTTGGCTTGAGGAATTTGCTATTCCTTATCTTAATTTTTTAGAAGCAGGATTTGACATCATAATAGCAAGCCCAAATGGCGGTTTATCTCCTGTGGACCCGAAAAGCATAGACGAAAAATATCAAAATTATGTTGCAAAATTAAACGATACAAAAGCATTAGAAGATCGTGAAATTCAAAATACTTTATTTGACTGCCTTTTTATCCCTGGAGGACACGGGTGTATGTTTGATTTACCTAAAAATAATATTTTAGCGAAAATAATTGAACAATTAAAAGCTAATCGTAAAGTGATATCTACAATTTGTCACGGTGCTTGCGGGCTGCTTTCTGCAAAAGATAATAACCATAAACCCTATGTATGGGGAAAAGCCCTTACGGCATTCACAAATGCTGAAGAAGAAATGACAGGATTAGCTAAATATATGCCTTTTCCCCTTGAATCTAAATTAAAAGAACTCGGTGCGAATTTTATTTCAGAAACTCCAGAAAATGGTTTTGTTGTAGAAGACAATTACCTTATTACAGGTCAAAATCAATTTGCATGTGAGCATTTGTCTGAAAAAGTGATTCACAAATTAAATAGAATCCACTCTTGA
- a CDS encoding DUF6496 domain-containing protein, producing MTDYQDTPQQEAIIGEVMKKFKTGNLKTHAGHIVTDEKQAMAIALSEAGIEADDKHVLYHLKKHAA from the coding sequence ATGACAGACTATCAAGATACCCCTCAGCAAGAAGCTATTATTGGCGAAGTTATGAAAAAATTTAAAACAGGTAATTTGAAAACTCACGCCGGACATATTGTAACTGATGAAAAACAAGCCATGGCCATTGCTTTAAGTGAAGCCGGCATTGAAGCCGACGACAAACATGTTTTGTATCATTTGAAAAAACACGCTGCTTAA